AGGGGTTTTGCCCTGGCAAAAGCAGTTTTGAGGCAAATAGGCGGGTAACGCCCTAGGAGGAAATCATGCAAACACAAGCCTTTCTTGACGCCCTATCGGGCTACGAAGACCGGCCATTGGTGTTCGAGTACACCCCAGGCCAGCACATTGCCCCCGGTTATCACGTTACCGAGGTGATGAGCGTCATCTACGAGAGCATGGACTGCGGTGGGCAGGCCAACTTCTGGCGTGAGACCGTGGTGCAGCTTATGGGGCCCGGCCCCAACGACAAACCCGAATTCATGACGGTACAGAAGTTCCTGCGCATCTACCGCCGGGTAGCGGCCGCGGTGCCGGTGCGGGGGGAGGCCCCAGTGCGCTTCGAGTATGGCGGTGTGGCCCTTCCCGCGGTTCAGTACCATGTGGGCCAGATTGCCCTCGAGGGCGAGCATTTGGTGGTGCGTCTGACCCCTCCTAGCGTGACCTGCAAGGCCCAAGACCGGAACCCGGCCAACTGTTGCGGGCCGCTCGAGTTAGAGATGGCAACCCCGGCTGCGGGTCGGTGTTGCTAGGTTCTCCACGAAAGGTCGTGGGTGATCCCCCGGCTCGATGTCCCTATATCTCTCAAACAATCCGCTGAACCGTAAGCTAGAGGCATCATGATTACCTACTGCACCGCTACCTCGGACGATCTGGCCGAAATCAGGGCGCTGCTGGAAGCT
This genomic stretch from Meiothermus sp. harbors:
- a CDS encoding DUF6428 family protein, producing the protein MQTQAFLDALSGYEDRPLVFEYTPGQHIAPGYHVTEVMSVIYESMDCGGQANFWRETVVQLMGPGPNDKPEFMTVQKFLRIYRRVAAAVPVRGEAPVRFEYGGVALPAVQYHVGQIALEGEHLVVRLTPPSVTCKAQDRNPANCCGPLELEMATPAAGRCC